One genomic window of Paramormyrops kingsleyae isolate MSU_618 chromosome 22, PKINGS_0.4, whole genome shotgun sequence includes the following:
- the cdr2a gene encoding cerebellar degeneration-related protein 2 isoform X1, which translates to MLSDVTLEQEFEGKKDVSWYDVEDVKRDLHLAAELGKTLLERNHELEAGLRQMYSTNQEQLQEIEYLSRQVELLRQMSEQHTKVYDQLELTSQKLEQDNHRLVLENRMAQQKIQCLSETIEGLQTQMTELQQQVEDLKPAQPDSTSRSAQPGSGNKDPSEWVSGLASPGMCCVMETPPEQDIDCSLTEVDLANAEEENAALKVSLQTLRAQLGAEEARRQVAEQEVELAAQDSSVLGQRLAELEGCWERRQRLEQQVEELRRLWSIEAARARARGGRLSSETLLTPLHEEEIDMGAESGAESEAESDVGGPEGRHLGDGNLLRSPSTEDLLQGHERLCARRSQAVRPRGSSLLRKVDEQYSALQARYDALLSRCQQVADGPSHKAVQTTGTDRTHRRSTSSAETPGADVDASPPEYRALFQEIFNCIRKTREDLSENHSKQSH; encoded by the exons ACCTCCACTTGGCCGCCGAGCTGGGTAAGACCTTGCTGGAGCGGAACCATGAGCTGGAGGCGGGTCTACGGCAGATGTACTCCACCAATCAGGAGCAGCTGCAGGAGATCGAG TACCTGTCCAGGCAGGTGGAGCTTCTTCGACAGATGAGCGAGCAGCACACCAAGGTCTACGACCAGCTGGAGCTGACCTCGCAAAAGCTGGAGCAGGACAACCACCGGCTGGTCTTGGAGAACCGCATGGCCCAGCAGAAGATACAGTG CCTATCAGAGACCATTGAGGGTCTGCAGACACAAATGAcggagctgcagcagcaggtggAGGACCTGAAGCCCGCCCAGCCAGACAGCACTAGCCGATCTGCCCAGCCGGGCAGCGGGAACAAGGATCCGTCGGAGTGGGTGTCGGGCCTGGCCTCCCCAGGCATGTGCTGCGTGATGGAAACCCCCCCTGA ACAGGACATAGACTGCAGCCTGACCGAGGTCGACCTGGCCAACGCGGAGGAGGAGAACGCCGCCCTGAAGGTCTCCCTGCAGACGCTGAGGGCGCAGCTAGGGGCGGAGGAGGCGCGCCGGCAGGTGGCCGAGCAGGAGGTGGAGCTGGCGGCGCAGGACAGCAGTGTCCTGGGACAGCGACTGGCCGAGCTGGAGGGCTGCTGGGAGCGGCGGCAGCGGCTGGAGCAGCAGGTGGAGGAGCTGCGGCGGCTGTGGAGCATAGAGGCAGCCCGGGCCAGGGCGCGGGGAGGCAGGCTGTCCTCCGAGACGCTCCTCACCCCCCTGCATGAGGAGGAGATTGACATGGGGGCGGAGTCGGGGGCGGAGTCGGAGGCGGAGTCTGACGTGGGTGGTCCTGAGGGCAGGCATCTTGGTGATGGCAATCTGCTGAGGAGCCCAAGTACCGAGGACCTTCTCCAAGGGCACGAGCGCCTCTGTGCCCGGCGCTCCCAGGCCGTCCGGCCACGCGGCTCCTCCCTCCTACGCAAGGTGGACGAGCAGTACAGTGCCTTGCAGGCCCGCTACGACGCACTGCTCAGCCgctgccagcaggtggcagacGGGCCGAGCCACAAGGCCGTACAGACCACGGGCACCGACAGAACTCACCGTCGCTCCACCTCCTCCGCCGAGACTCCCGGGGCCGACGTGGACGCCTCCCCGCCTGAGTACAGGGCACTCTTCCAGGAGATCTTCAACTGCATCCGCAAGACCAGAGAGGACCTGAGTGAGAACCACAGCAAACAAAGCCATTGA
- the cdr2a gene encoding cerebellar degeneration-related protein 2 isoform X2 — protein MSPALYLSRQVELLRQMSEQHTKVYDQLELTSQKLEQDNHRLVLENRMAQQKIQCLSETIEGLQTQMTELQQQVEDLKPAQPDSTSRSAQPGSGNKDPSEWVSGLASPGMCCVMETPPEQDIDCSLTEVDLANAEEENAALKVSLQTLRAQLGAEEARRQVAEQEVELAAQDSSVLGQRLAELEGCWERRQRLEQQVEELRRLWSIEAARARARGGRLSSETLLTPLHEEEIDMGAESGAESEAESDVGGPEGRHLGDGNLLRSPSTEDLLQGHERLCARRSQAVRPRGSSLLRKVDEQYSALQARYDALLSRCQQVADGPSHKAVQTTGTDRTHRRSTSSAETPGADVDASPPEYRALFQEIFNCIRKTREDLSENHSKQSH, from the exons ATGAGTCCTGCTTTG TACCTGTCCAGGCAGGTGGAGCTTCTTCGACAGATGAGCGAGCAGCACACCAAGGTCTACGACCAGCTGGAGCTGACCTCGCAAAAGCTGGAGCAGGACAACCACCGGCTGGTCTTGGAGAACCGCATGGCCCAGCAGAAGATACAGTG CCTATCAGAGACCATTGAGGGTCTGCAGACACAAATGAcggagctgcagcagcaggtggAGGACCTGAAGCCCGCCCAGCCAGACAGCACTAGCCGATCTGCCCAGCCGGGCAGCGGGAACAAGGATCCGTCGGAGTGGGTGTCGGGCCTGGCCTCCCCAGGCATGTGCTGCGTGATGGAAACCCCCCCTGA ACAGGACATAGACTGCAGCCTGACCGAGGTCGACCTGGCCAACGCGGAGGAGGAGAACGCCGCCCTGAAGGTCTCCCTGCAGACGCTGAGGGCGCAGCTAGGGGCGGAGGAGGCGCGCCGGCAGGTGGCCGAGCAGGAGGTGGAGCTGGCGGCGCAGGACAGCAGTGTCCTGGGACAGCGACTGGCCGAGCTGGAGGGCTGCTGGGAGCGGCGGCAGCGGCTGGAGCAGCAGGTGGAGGAGCTGCGGCGGCTGTGGAGCATAGAGGCAGCCCGGGCCAGGGCGCGGGGAGGCAGGCTGTCCTCCGAGACGCTCCTCACCCCCCTGCATGAGGAGGAGATTGACATGGGGGCGGAGTCGGGGGCGGAGTCGGAGGCGGAGTCTGACGTGGGTGGTCCTGAGGGCAGGCATCTTGGTGATGGCAATCTGCTGAGGAGCCCAAGTACCGAGGACCTTCTCCAAGGGCACGAGCGCCTCTGTGCCCGGCGCTCCCAGGCCGTCCGGCCACGCGGCTCCTCCCTCCTACGCAAGGTGGACGAGCAGTACAGTGCCTTGCAGGCCCGCTACGACGCACTGCTCAGCCgctgccagcaggtggcagacGGGCCGAGCCACAAGGCCGTACAGACCACGGGCACCGACAGAACTCACCGTCGCTCCACCTCCTCCGCCGAGACTCCCGGGGCCGACGTGGACGCCTCCCCGCCTGAGTACAGGGCACTCTTCCAGGAGATCTTCAACTGCATCCGCAAGACCAGAGAGGACCTGAGTGAGAACCACAGCAAACAAAGCCATTGA